The following proteins are encoded in a genomic region of Burkholderia stabilis:
- a CDS encoding AraC family transcriptional regulator, translating into MSIEPPAAPPPSLSPRNRKRLVALLRALAPDEGYNLTALPSVRILRSNRALSRTPVLYDPGIVIVCQGCKRGYFGGERYLYDEHHYLAVSVPVPFSMETDATPERPLLALYLHLDFTMAAELAAQIDREGAAEHVQAPRSMMSTPMDEAMHASVLRFVEAMRQPLEAAVLGPALLRELYFRVLTGAQGSAMRSALAMRGQFGRIGRSLRVIHADYAQPLDVPLLAGEAGMSVPSFHSHFKAITQVSPMQYLKSTRLHQARLLMVRQDLTAEAAGYAVGYTSPSQFSREFKRLFGLTPAKETQRMRESFAIPEAFEDATFVSSH; encoded by the coding sequence ATGAGCATCGAACCGCCCGCCGCCCCGCCTCCGTCGCTGTCGCCGCGCAACCGGAAACGCCTGGTGGCGCTCCTGCGCGCACTGGCGCCCGACGAGGGCTACAACCTGACGGCGCTTCCGAGCGTGCGCATCCTGCGTTCGAATCGCGCGCTGTCGCGCACGCCGGTGCTGTACGACCCCGGCATCGTGATCGTGTGCCAGGGATGCAAGCGCGGCTACTTCGGCGGCGAACGTTACCTGTACGACGAACATCACTACCTGGCCGTGTCCGTGCCCGTCCCGTTCAGCATGGAAACCGACGCGACGCCCGAGCGCCCGCTTCTCGCGCTGTATCTGCACCTCGATTTCACGATGGCCGCCGAGCTCGCGGCGCAGATCGACCGCGAAGGCGCCGCGGAACACGTACAGGCGCCGAGAAGCATGATGTCGACGCCGATGGATGAAGCGATGCACGCGTCGGTACTGCGTTTCGTCGAGGCGATGCGGCAGCCGCTCGAAGCCGCGGTGCTCGGCCCGGCCTTGCTGCGCGAGCTGTATTTCCGCGTGCTCACCGGCGCGCAGGGCAGCGCGATGAGAAGCGCGCTCGCGATGCGCGGGCAATTCGGCCGGATCGGCCGGTCGCTGCGCGTCATCCATGCCGATTACGCGCAGCCGCTCGACGTGCCGCTGCTGGCCGGCGAGGCCGGCATGAGCGTGCCGAGCTTTCACAGTCACTTCAAGGCGATCACGCAGGTGTCGCCGATGCAGTATCTGAAGTCGACGCGGCTGCATCAGGCTCGCCTGTTGATGGTGCGTCAGGATCTGACGGCCGAGGCGGCCGGCTACGCGGTCGGTTATACGAGCCCGTCGCAGTTCAGCCGGGAGTTCAAGCGCCTGTTCGGCCTGACGCCGGCGAAGGAGACGCAGCGCATGCGCGAAAGTTTCGCGATTCCGGAGGCATTCGAGGATGCGACGTTCGTGTCGTCGCATTGA
- a CDS encoding DUF3142 domain-containing protein has translation MKRIVSVALLLAARAALAGTVDAAQYDAFWLWAGVKPQAVVHSARTVYVLQGQIEAAPRDESQVRVIAQGVALPPAPDARVWLVYRAHTLRWTPRVTQIMLAQLERWRASGRTITGIQIDFDAGTRHLQDYLAFLRTLRASLPADCRLSITGLLDWSSRIDTDQVNQLRGIVDEVVVQTYQGRSTIPDYAAYLPRVARLQLPFRIGVIQGGEWDAPRYLAANPWFRGYVVFLRNR, from the coding sequence ATGAAGCGCATCGTGTCCGTCGCGCTGCTGCTGGCCGCGCGCGCGGCGCTGGCCGGTACGGTCGATGCCGCGCAGTACGACGCGTTCTGGCTATGGGCGGGCGTGAAGCCGCAGGCGGTCGTCCATAGCGCCCGCACCGTCTACGTGCTGCAAGGGCAGATCGAGGCGGCGCCGCGTGACGAGTCGCAGGTGCGCGTCATCGCGCAGGGCGTGGCGCTGCCGCCCGCGCCCGACGCGCGCGTGTGGCTCGTCTATCGCGCGCATACGCTGCGCTGGACGCCGCGCGTCACGCAGATCATGCTCGCGCAGCTCGAGCGCTGGCGCGCATCGGGCCGCACGATCACCGGCATCCAGATCGACTTCGACGCGGGCACGCGCCATCTGCAGGATTACCTCGCATTCCTGCGGACGCTGCGCGCGAGCTTGCCCGCCGATTGCCGGTTGAGCATCACGGGGCTGCTCGACTGGAGCAGCCGCATCGATACCGATCAGGTCAACCAGCTGCGCGGCATCGTCGACGAAGTGGTCGTGCAGACTTACCAGGGCCGCAGCACGATCCCCGACTACGCGGCGTATCTGCCGCGTGTCGCGCGGCTGCAGCTGCCGTTTCGCATCGGCGTGATCCAGGGCGGCGAATGGGACGCGCCACGCTACCTCGCGGCGAACCCGTGGTTCCGCGGCTACGTCGTGTTCCTGCGCAACCGCTAG
- a CDS encoding oxidoreductase yields the protein MASGNIMLITGVSSGFGRALAQEALAAGYTVVGTVRSAQAARDFEALSAHAAFARVLDVTDFERIDGLVAEIEANVGPVDVLVNNAGYGHEGIMEEAPLAEMRRQFDVNVFGAVAMMKAVVPSMRARRRGRILNITSMGGHVTMPGIAYYCGSKFALEGISETLGKELAPFGVAVTAVAPGSFRTDWAGRSMARTPRSIADYDALFDPIRQAREEKSGKQLGDPAKAARAMLAAIAAEHPPAHLLLGSDALRLVRNKLSALEEEIRAWEDVTVSTDG from the coding sequence ATGGCATCCGGCAACATCATGCTCATCACCGGCGTCAGCAGCGGCTTCGGTCGCGCGCTCGCCCAGGAGGCGCTGGCCGCCGGTTATACGGTGGTCGGCACCGTCAGAAGCGCGCAGGCGGCGCGGGATTTCGAAGCGCTGTCCGCGCACGCCGCGTTCGCGCGCGTGCTCGACGTGACCGACTTCGAGCGCATCGACGGCCTCGTCGCGGAAATCGAGGCGAACGTCGGGCCCGTCGACGTGCTGGTGAACAACGCAGGCTACGGGCACGAAGGGATCATGGAGGAAGCGCCGCTCGCGGAGATGCGCCGGCAGTTCGACGTGAACGTATTCGGCGCGGTCGCGATGATGAAGGCCGTCGTGCCGTCCATGCGCGCGCGCCGGCGCGGCCGCATCCTGAACATCACGTCGATGGGCGGCCACGTCACGATGCCGGGCATCGCCTATTACTGCGGCAGCAAATTCGCGCTGGAAGGTATTTCCGAAACCCTCGGCAAGGAGCTCGCGCCGTTCGGCGTTGCCGTGACCGCGGTGGCGCCGGGGTCGTTCCGCACCGACTGGGCCGGCCGTTCGATGGCGCGCACGCCGCGCTCGATCGCCGACTACGACGCACTCTTCGACCCGATTCGCCAGGCGCGCGAGGAGAAGAGCGGCAAGCAACTCGGCGATCCTGCGAAGGCCGCCCGCGCTATGCTTGCGGCGATCGCGGCCGAGCATCCGCCCGCGCATTTGTTGCTCGGCAGCGATGCGCTGCGGCTGGTGCGGAACAAGTTGTCGGCGCTGGAAGAGGAGATTCGCGCGTGGGAGGACGTGACGGTGTCGACGGACGGCTGA
- a CDS encoding ABC transporter ATP-binding protein: MTRPLLQLAGVGKHFTLDGRAVPVLRDINLELQPGGFTAIVGASGCGKSTLLRLIAGLDRPDTGSILLDGAPVGAPSSDCGMIFQDHRLLPWLTVAQNVALALANASLSALARRERVEACLELVGLARFANAFPRQLSGGMAQRVAIARGLAPRPRLLLLDEPFSALDSLTRTRLQTELRHIWERENTAMILVTHDVEEAVYLASHVLVLAPNPGRIAVGHPVGLPHPRLRETSGFAALKAGILQVLERHIVQDAVA; the protein is encoded by the coding sequence ATGACCAGACCACTTTTGCAACTCGCCGGCGTCGGCAAGCACTTCACGCTGGATGGACGCGCAGTGCCGGTGCTGCGCGACATCAACCTCGAATTGCAGCCCGGCGGCTTTACCGCCATCGTCGGGGCCAGCGGTTGCGGAAAATCCACGCTGCTGAGGCTCATTGCCGGGCTCGATCGGCCGGATACCGGCAGCATCCTGCTCGATGGCGCGCCTGTCGGCGCACCTTCTTCCGACTGCGGCATGATCTTCCAGGATCACCGGTTGCTGCCCTGGCTTACCGTGGCGCAGAACGTGGCGCTGGCGCTGGCCAACGCGTCGCTCTCGGCCCTCGCACGGCGGGAGAGAGTCGAGGCGTGTCTGGAACTTGTCGGGCTGGCGCGCTTTGCCAACGCATTTCCGCGCCAGCTTTCCGGCGGCATGGCGCAGCGCGTTGCGATCGCCCGTGGCCTGGCGCCGCGTCCCCGGCTGCTACTGCTGGACGAGCCCTTCAGCGCACTCGACTCCTTGACCCGCACGCGGTTGCAGACGGAATTGCGACATATCTGGGAGCGCGAGAATACCGCGATGATACTGGTGACGCATGATGTGGAAGAAGCCGTGTATCTCGCGTCGCACGTGCTGGTTCTGGCGCCCAACCCCGGCCGGATTGCAGTGGGCCATCCGGTCGGGCTGCCGCATCCGCGTTTGCGTGAAACCAGCGGGTTCGCTGCACTGAAGGCGGGCATCCTGCAGGTGCTGGAGCGGCACATCGTGCAGGACGCTGTCGCGTAA
- a CDS encoding AraC family transcriptional regulator gives MDQAAFVPVFKFRTIDYPEPDRFHVWVKDMLCDYRLDDDGGHGAFDAEASGAALGPLILSGRHWRSRAPTYTVRRTPRRIRLDGQDSIRFTLLLGGRLASHTGGPELVKRAGDLFVYDVAQINDCKVDAGDVISLVVPRYLLPGHAAHAHGQTLTSGVGRLLGDQLLSLFRNLPNLRMHEIPSIVQSMLLLLAAAVAPTAQALHDARGPIDNALAERVRRYVDTHLLEPDLTPERICRDIGVSRARLYQLFKEEGGVMRQITRRRLRHAYHVLGDPQRRHQRIAEIAWAHGFPDEKYFHRLFKAEFGHTPKETLECAAAPVLLPCDAAADRWADGSRLSGWTLPFGVLNN, from the coding sequence ATGGATCAAGCGGCATTCGTCCCTGTTTTCAAGTTTCGCACGATCGATTACCCCGAGCCGGACCGGTTCCACGTCTGGGTCAAGGACATGCTGTGCGACTACCGGCTGGATGACGACGGCGGCCACGGTGCGTTCGACGCGGAAGCGAGCGGCGCGGCGCTCGGCCCGTTGATCCTGTCGGGCCGGCACTGGCGATCGCGCGCGCCGACCTATACGGTCCGCCGGACCCCACGTCGAATCCGGCTCGACGGACAGGACTCGATCCGCTTCACGCTGCTGCTCGGCGGGCGGCTCGCGAGCCATACCGGCGGGCCCGAGCTGGTCAAGCGCGCCGGCGACCTGTTCGTGTACGACGTCGCGCAGATCAACGACTGCAAGGTCGACGCGGGCGACGTGATCAGCCTGGTCGTGCCGAGATACCTGTTGCCGGGCCATGCGGCGCACGCACACGGCCAGACGCTGACGAGCGGCGTGGGCCGCCTGCTCGGCGACCAGTTGCTGTCGCTGTTCCGCAATCTGCCGAACCTGCGCATGCACGAGATCCCGAGCATCGTGCAATCGATGTTGCTGCTGCTGGCCGCGGCGGTCGCGCCGACCGCGCAGGCGTTGCACGACGCGCGCGGCCCGATCGACAACGCGCTGGCCGAGCGGGTCCGGCGCTACGTCGACACGCATCTGCTGGAGCCCGACCTGACGCCCGAGCGGATTTGCCGGGACATCGGCGTATCGCGCGCGCGGCTGTACCAGTTGTTCAAGGAGGAGGGCGGCGTGATGCGGCAAATCACGCGCAGGCGGTTGCGTCACGCCTACCACGTGCTGGGCGATCCGCAGCGGCGCCATCAGCGCATCGCGGAGATCGCATGGGCGCACGGCTTTCCCGACGAGAAGTATTTCCACCGGCTGTTCAAGGCGGAGTTCGGCCATACGCCGAAGGAAACGCTCGAATGCGCGGCGGCGCCGGTCCTGCTGCCGTGCGATGCGGCCGCGGATCGATGGGCCGACGGCAGCCGGCTGTCGGGATGGACGCTGCCGTTCGGCGTGCTCAACAACTGA
- a CDS encoding LysR substrate-binding domain-containing protein has product MKAKPLPPVYALRAFESAARTGSFTLAAEELSLTQSAVSKHVKTLEAYFGRKPFVRHGPRMTVTEEGHRFASGLRRGFRQIEEACMLFRTQRDVLRLKAPSTLTMRWLLDALAAFRATQPGFEVQIASVWMDVDTVDFFSESYDCAILLGAGKFGEDTQCVKLFDEWLIPVCSRATAAIARANPAACELIHPSPDRRDWRRWLKGSGHDLDVDITRGQVFDMLEQGIAAAIAGHGLSIGDLALCAGAIDEKQLVLPFKTAVSTGDAYYLVWPEESGKAAQVRELHAFLESRMPRLAYPGIRFKGSY; this is encoded by the coding sequence ATGAAGGCCAAACCGCTCCCTCCTGTCTATGCTTTGCGCGCATTCGAGAGCGCCGCACGCACCGGCTCGTTTACGCTGGCCGCCGAAGAGCTGAGCCTGACGCAAAGCGCGGTCAGCAAGCACGTGAAGACGCTCGAGGCCTACTTCGGCCGGAAGCCGTTCGTCCGTCACGGCCCCAGGATGACCGTAACGGAGGAAGGGCACCGTTTCGCGTCAGGCCTCAGGCGCGGCTTCCGGCAGATCGAGGAGGCGTGCATGCTGTTCCGCACGCAACGCGACGTGCTGCGGCTCAAGGCGCCTTCCACGCTCACGATGCGCTGGCTGCTCGACGCGCTCGCCGCATTTCGCGCGACGCAGCCGGGCTTCGAGGTGCAGATCGCGAGCGTGTGGATGGATGTCGACACCGTCGATTTTTTCAGCGAATCCTACGATTGCGCGATCCTGCTCGGCGCAGGCAAGTTCGGCGAGGACACGCAGTGCGTGAAGCTGTTCGACGAATGGCTGATTCCGGTGTGCTCGCGTGCGACCGCGGCAATCGCGCGCGCGAATCCCGCCGCGTGCGAGCTGATCCATCCGTCGCCCGACCGGCGCGACTGGCGCCGCTGGCTCAAGGGCAGCGGCCATGATCTGGACGTGGACATCACGCGCGGCCAGGTGTTCGACATGCTCGAACAGGGCATCGCGGCGGCGATCGCCGGCCACGGGCTCTCGATCGGCGACCTGGCGCTGTGTGCCGGCGCGATCGACGAAAAGCAGCTCGTGCTGCCGTTCAAGACGGCCGTCAGCACCGGCGACGCGTACTACCTCGTCTGGCCGGAAGAATCGGGCAAGGCGGCGCAGGTGCGCGAACTGCACGCGTTCCTGGAGAGCCGGATGCCGCGCCTGGCGTATCCGGGTATCCGCTTCAAAGGTTCGTATTGA
- a CDS encoding LysE family translocator: MSLHYPLLFAYLAAIVLLIATPGPVVMLVVGTVARRGLRQGVLTAVGANAASLVMIAAAMLMVFGVVLVSERMLTGLHVIGCVFIAVLAIRTLLGEWRAGRAPGGNGEGEGEPASRARRLPGVVRGFLVGIANPKDLLFFVAFFPQFVGITPDSRVSLAILAALWIAVDFAILTGYMAAINHPLIHRKQRWITASSASVLLVIALAGLGGAIAGLA, from the coding sequence ATGTCACTTCACTACCCGCTGCTGTTCGCCTATCTTGCCGCGATCGTGCTGCTCATCGCGACGCCCGGCCCGGTCGTCATGCTCGTGGTCGGCACCGTGGCGCGGCGTGGCTTGCGTCAGGGCGTGCTGACCGCAGTCGGCGCGAATGCCGCGAGCCTCGTGATGATCGCGGCGGCGATGCTGATGGTGTTCGGCGTCGTGCTCGTCAGCGAGCGCATGCTCACCGGGTTGCACGTGATCGGTTGTGTATTCATCGCGGTGCTGGCAATCCGCACGCTGCTCGGCGAATGGCGTGCCGGCCGCGCGCCCGGCGGCAATGGCGAGGGCGAAGGCGAACCGGCATCGCGCGCGCGGCGCTTGCCCGGCGTCGTGCGCGGCTTTCTCGTCGGCATCGCGAATCCGAAGGATTTGCTGTTCTTCGTCGCGTTCTTTCCGCAGTTCGTCGGCATCACGCCGGATTCGCGCGTGAGCCTGGCCATCCTGGCCGCGCTGTGGATCGCGGTCGATTTCGCGATCCTGACCGGCTACATGGCCGCGATCAACCACCCGCTGATTCATCGCAAGCAGCGATGGATCACGGCGTCGTCTGCCAGCGTGCTGCTCGTGATCGCGCTCGCCGGGCTCGGCGGCGCGATCGCGGGCCTCGCGTAG
- a CDS encoding gamma-glutamylcyclotransferase family protein has translation MSSTDPTFSESLFSYGTLQLEQVQLATFGRKLDGRADAMPGYAMTMLKIDDPAVVATSGKTHHPVVGYTGQSGDRVTGTVFAITREELAHADDYEVDAYRRDRVVLESGVAAWVYVDASSPRAG, from the coding sequence ATGTCCAGTACCGACCCGACTTTCTCCGAATCCCTTTTCTCCTACGGCACGCTGCAACTCGAACAGGTGCAACTCGCGACGTTCGGCCGCAAGCTCGACGGTCGCGCGGACGCGATGCCCGGCTACGCGATGACGATGCTGAAGATCGACGATCCGGCCGTGGTCGCGACGAGCGGGAAGACGCATCATCCCGTGGTGGGCTATACCGGCCAATCCGGCGACCGCGTCACGGGCACCGTGTTCGCGATCACGCGCGAAGAGCTCGCGCACGCGGACGACTACGAAGTCGACGCGTATCGGCGCGACCGCGTGGTACTCGAATCGGGTGTCGCGGCCTGGGTGTACGTGGACGCCAGTTCGCCGCGCGCGGGCTGA
- a CDS encoding alpha/beta fold hydrolase produces MPYVTTKDNVEIFYKDWGPKDAQPIVFHHGWPLSGDDWDAQMLFFVQKGYRVIAHDRRGHGRSAQVSDGHDMDHYAADAFAVVEALDLRNAVHIGHSTGGGEVARYVAKHGQPAGRVAKAVLVSAVPPLMVKTESNPEGLPIEVFDGFRKALADNRAQFFLDVPSGPFYGFNRAGATVHQGVIRNWWRQGMEGSAKAHYEGIKAFSETDQTEDLKSISVPTLVLHGEDDQIVPIADSALKSVKLLQNGTLKTYPGYSHGMLTVNADVLNADLLAFVQA; encoded by the coding sequence ATGCCATACGTCACTACGAAGGATAACGTCGAGATCTTCTACAAGGACTGGGGCCCGAAGGACGCGCAGCCCATCGTGTTCCATCATGGCTGGCCGTTGTCCGGCGACGACTGGGACGCGCAGATGCTCTTCTTCGTTCAGAAGGGTTATCGCGTGATCGCGCACGACCGGCGCGGCCACGGCCGGTCGGCGCAGGTCTCGGACGGCCACGACATGGACCATTACGCGGCGGACGCGTTCGCGGTCGTCGAAGCACTCGACCTGCGTAACGCGGTGCATATCGGTCATTCGACCGGCGGCGGCGAAGTGGCCCGCTACGTCGCGAAGCACGGCCAGCCGGCCGGGCGTGTCGCGAAGGCGGTGCTGGTGAGCGCGGTGCCGCCGTTGATGGTGAAAACCGAATCGAACCCCGAAGGCTTGCCGATCGAAGTGTTCGACGGCTTCCGGAAAGCGCTCGCCGACAATCGCGCGCAGTTCTTCCTCGACGTGCCGAGCGGCCCGTTCTACGGGTTCAACCGGGCCGGCGCGACCGTGCATCAGGGCGTCATCCGGAACTGGTGGCGGCAGGGGATGGAAGGGAGCGCGAAGGCGCATTACGAAGGCATCAAGGCCTTTTCGGAAACGGATCAGACCGAAGATCTGAAGTCGATCAGCGTGCCGACGCTCGTGCTGCACGGCGAAGACGACCAGATCGTGCCGATCGCGGATTCGGCGCTGAAGTCGGTCAAGCTGCTGCAGAACGGCACGCTCAAGACGTATCCCGGCTACTCGCACGGGATGCTGACGGTCAACGCGGACGTCCTCAACGCCGACCTGCTGGCATTCGTGCAGGCGTAA
- a CDS encoding ABC transporter permease, whose protein sequence is MTVRAWHASRVATLALGLVLPCALAVIWQLAVDIGVVDAGVWASPALVARAVATQAIDPQFHTDMLASLRRDALGTVLGILVGLPAGLALGRFRTAQALFSPTLDAAKSVPIFAFVPLLSVWVGSGEAGKVTFIALVAALPVVFNAAEGAASLAAGHDELARLYRLRPLDRLRRVLLPASLPGILRGVHLALLYGWLATIGAEFLFEAGSGLGTNIMGAREMYALDFVTADMLAIGLIGIVLDLGFARAEAYLLRWRGEQDS, encoded by the coding sequence GTGACCGTTCGGGCATGGCATGCGTCGCGCGTGGCCACCCTGGCGTTGGGTCTGGTCCTGCCTTGCGCGCTGGCCGTCATCTGGCAGCTTGCCGTCGACATCGGCGTGGTCGATGCCGGCGTCTGGGCCTCGCCCGCGCTGGTTGCCCGGGCCGTCGCCACGCAAGCGATCGACCCGCAATTCCACACGGATATGCTCGCCAGCCTGCGACGCGATGCGCTGGGCACCGTGCTCGGTATTCTGGTCGGGCTACCTGCCGGGCTCGCGCTCGGCCGCTTCCGTACGGCGCAGGCGCTGTTCTCGCCAACCCTCGACGCGGCGAAATCCGTGCCGATCTTCGCGTTCGTCCCGCTGTTGTCCGTCTGGGTGGGTTCTGGCGAGGCCGGCAAGGTCACCTTCATCGCACTGGTCGCCGCGTTGCCGGTGGTGTTCAACGCAGCCGAGGGCGCCGCGTCGCTGGCGGCCGGGCACGATGAGCTGGCGCGGCTCTACCGGTTGCGTCCGCTTGACCGGCTGCGCCGCGTGCTGTTGCCTGCGTCGCTGCCCGGCATCCTGCGCGGCGTGCATCTCGCGCTGCTTTACGGCTGGCTGGCGACCATCGGCGCCGAGTTCCTGTTCGAGGCAGGCAGCGGTCTCGGTACCAACATCATGGGCGCGCGCGAAATGTATGCGCTCGATTTCGTTACTGCCGACATGCTGGCGATCGGTTTGATCGGTATTGTGCTCGACCTCGGTTTTGCCCGCGCCGAGGCGTATCTGTTGCGCTGGCGGGGGGAGCAGGATTCATGA
- a CDS encoding MFS transporter: MLRAMRAGGATRFTHRAFFRQRARMQIAETFGDEGFDVPRRYFAAVAILVGVFMSALDSAIVNIALPTISADLRVSAASVIWVANGYQVASAATMLTCASLGSRIGERRFYTIGLVLFTISSLGCGLSTTFGALVAMRILQGVSYAMLISVGYGLYRVIFPSGSLGTVFGINALVFAVGTAVGPALGGLIVSWASWPWLFYINVPFGMAAIAFSITALGKDTHRERGFDVPGAVTSAAAFGLFALAVDQIGRWSDRTVLVLGAASLVLMVSFCVGQARAAYPLLPLDIFRSRRYTFAVLTSVTMFVSQGMALVALPFVMQHTYAYGVLKSALVFTPWPIAVALCAPFAGRLANRINATQLSSSGVLIFCIGMGSLMWLPAQPTAGDFMWRVALCGVGYGFFLPPNNKEMFANAARNRTATASGVLSTARTTGQSIGAALVAVVIALVGGASGGDGGRQFPVYVFALACAISGLSLVASIARVYRQRG; the protein is encoded by the coding sequence ATGCTGCGCGCGATGCGCGCGGGCGGCGCGACTAGGTTCACGCATCGGGCGTTCTTCCGGCAAAGGGCACGCATGCAGATTGCAGAAACGTTCGGCGACGAAGGCTTCGACGTGCCGCGGCGCTATTTTGCAGCCGTCGCGATCCTGGTCGGCGTATTCATGTCCGCGCTGGACAGCGCGATCGTCAATATTGCGCTGCCGACCATCTCGGCCGACCTGCGGGTGAGCGCGGCGTCGGTCATCTGGGTGGCGAACGGGTATCAGGTGGCGAGCGCGGCGACCATGCTGACGTGCGCGTCTCTCGGTTCGAGAATCGGCGAGCGGCGTTTCTACACGATCGGGCTGGTGCTGTTCACGATCTCGTCGCTCGGCTGCGGACTGTCGACCACGTTCGGCGCGCTGGTCGCGATGCGGATACTTCAGGGCGTCAGCTACGCGATGTTGATCAGCGTCGGCTACGGCCTCTACAGGGTGATCTTTCCGTCCGGCTCGCTCGGAACGGTCTTCGGCATCAATGCGCTGGTGTTCGCCGTGGGAACGGCGGTCGGGCCTGCGCTGGGCGGCCTGATCGTGTCGTGGGCATCGTGGCCCTGGCTGTTCTACATCAACGTTCCGTTCGGGATGGCCGCCATCGCCTTCTCGATCACGGCGCTCGGGAAAGACACGCATCGGGAGCGGGGCTTCGACGTGCCGGGCGCGGTGACGTCCGCCGCGGCATTCGGCCTGTTCGCGCTCGCCGTCGATCAGATCGGGCGGTGGAGCGATCGCACCGTGCTCGTTCTTGGCGCGGCATCGCTCGTGCTGATGGTGTCGTTTTGTGTCGGGCAGGCGAGGGCAGCGTATCCGCTGTTGCCGCTGGATATCTTCAGGTCGCGCCGGTACACGTTCGCGGTGCTGACGTCGGTCACGATGTTCGTATCGCAGGGCATGGCATTGGTTGCGCTGCCGTTCGTCATGCAGCACACGTACGCGTACGGCGTATTGAAATCGGCGCTGGTCTTTACGCCGTGGCCGATCGCGGTCGCGCTGTGCGCGCCGTTCGCCGGGCGGCTGGCGAATCGCATCAACGCGACTCAACTGTCGAGCAGCGGCGTGCTGATCTTCTGTATCGGGATGGGTTCGCTGATGTGGTTGCCTGCGCAACCAACGGCAGGAGACTTCATGTGGCGCGTCGCGCTATGCGGCGTGGGGTACGGATTCTTCCTGCCGCCCAACAACAAGGAGATGTTCGCGAACGCGGCCAGGAACCGCACGGCGACCGCCTCCGGCGTGCTGTCGACAGCGAGAACGACGGGCCAGTCCATCGGTGCGGCGCTGGTTGCGGTGGTGATCGCACTCGTCGGCGGCGCAAGCGGGGGCGATGGCGGGCGGCAATTCCCCGTGTACGTCTTTGCGCTCGCCTGCGCGATTTCCGGGCTGTCGCTCGTCGCCAGCATCGCGCGCGTCTACCGGCAGCGCGGCTAG
- a CDS encoding NUDIX hydrolase, whose amino-acid sequence MFLDINLAEDMEPDKIIPNTGSGLASAHADAGPLQAVLETIVRGVEAFHIPAGTDWRDAKRYLADDDGQWKFSAVLVAIVERREPTILLTKRSSGLSEYSSHVSFPGGRPAESDGNIGATALREAFEEIRLAPGVIRVVGCLPIHKTRKRNHAIFPVVGIVPDTAEWEAAPAEVEEIFEFPFSTLLNPALPRQYSEGERAGSWYWADQAQDVWGVTAVILKSLAALALDAARDARGRRD is encoded by the coding sequence ATGTTCCTGGATATCAATCTGGCAGAAGACATGGAACCCGACAAAATCATTCCGAACACCGGCAGCGGGCTTGCGAGCGCGCACGCGGATGCCGGCCCGCTGCAGGCTGTCCTGGAAACGATCGTCCGTGGTGTGGAAGCTTTCCACATTCCTGCCGGAACGGATTGGCGCGACGCGAAGCGGTACCTCGCGGACGACGATGGACAGTGGAAATTCTCGGCTGTCCTGGTGGCGATCGTCGAGCGGCGCGAGCCGACGATCCTGCTGACCAAGCGCTCGTCGGGGCTCAGCGAATATTCGTCGCACGTGAGTTTCCCCGGCGGGCGTCCGGCGGAATCCGACGGCAATATCGGCGCGACGGCGCTGCGCGAGGCTTTCGAAGAAATCCGGTTGGCGCCCGGCGTCATCCGGGTGGTCGGATGCCTGCCGATTCATAAAACCCGAAAGCGCAATCACGCCATTTTTCCCGTTGTCGGCATCGTGCCGGACACCGCCGAATGGGAAGCGGCGCCGGCCGAAGTCGAGGAGATCTTCGAGTTCCCGTTCTCGACGCTGCTGAATCCCGCTCTGCCGCGGCAATACAGTGAAGGCGAGCGGGCAGGTTCGTGGTACTGGGCGGATCAGGCGCAGGACGTCTGGGGCGTGACGGCCGTCATACTGAAATCGCTGGCAGCGCTCGCGCTCGATGCTGCGCGCGATGCGCGCGGGCGGCGCGACTAG